The Thermococcus sibiricus MM 739 DNA window CGGATTTGCCAATAATAATTGAGACCGTTGATAGGGGTCATATGATAGAGAGAGCTATAAACGAAATAAAACCCATGATAAAGGATGGTATGATAACTGTCGAGCCGGTTATAGTGGTGTGGGTCGGGACTAAAGAAGAGATGAAGAAGTTCGAGGAAGATGCAGTAAGGGAAAAATGAGTATTGTTTGGTATTTGTTACTTCTTCAACTTGTTGGAAATTTATAAGCAATAATTTTATAAAGAACATACTTCAATAATACAAATGTGAGAGTGGCATGAGTTGGATTAATTTTATGAATCCACCTCTTGTTTTGGGGCAGAAACTTTTAGAAGGTTACTTTATTCTCTCTTCTCTTCCCTTTGCTTTGGGAGTATTAGGAAATTTTCTCGGGATTCTCAATACAAACAAAAAACCAAAACAACAAGAGGCTCCTCTTTCTCCTGGAGCATGGGCTTATCCATCGTTGGATGTGGATTATCTTATTGCTAATCTTTTAAAGGATAAAAAGCTTGTTGGTATTGTCAGAAATCATCATCTTTTTGAAAAACATGATTTCCCATGCTTGTGGATAAGCAAAATCGAAAAAGAGAATTCAGTTAGACCGACACATCTTGAGAAAATTCTTCATTGGGTGACCAAAACGATTACACATGATCATGGTCTAATTTTTGATGGAGTAGAGTATCTTATCTTAGAAAATGGGTTTGAGCCGACTTTTAAATTCCTTCTTAATTTGAAAGATCATATTTTGCTGAGGGATTCGATTCTTGTTCTTGTTGTGGATGAAAGGACTTTTGAGGAAAGACAGCTTTCTCTCTTGTATAGGGAGTTTAGGAGGATTTCCCCATAAAACAGCAACCTTAAATATTCTCTTTTCCAAGTCTACCTTGGTGAAGAAAATGCTTCATCATGTCAAGCTGATATATGCGACAAAGAGCAGGAAGCTTGTTGGGAAGAAAATAGTCCTTGCTATACCTGGAAGTATAGCGGCCGTTGAGTGTGTAAAGCTCGCAAGGGAGCTCATAAGACATGGAGCTGAAGTTCATGCCGTTATGAGCCCAAGTGCCCAAAAGATAATCCATCCCTATGCTATGGAATTTGCTACTGGCAATCCGGTTGTCACAGAGATCACGGGATTTGTAGAGCATGTTGAACTTGCTGGAGAGCACGAAAACAAAGTAGATTTGGTCTTGGTCTGTCCTGCAACGGCCAATACTATATCGAAAATAGCCTGTGGAATTGATGATACACCAGTTACAACTGTCGTAACGACTGCTTTTGCCCATACTCCAATAATGATTGCTCCAGCTATGCACTTCACAATGTATGAGCACCCGATAGTTAAGGAGAACATAGAGAAGCTCAAAAAGCTCGGAGTTGAATTTATCGGGTCTAGATTCGAGGAAGGAAAGGCAAAGGTGGCAAGCGTTGAAGAAATTGTTTATCACGTAATTAAAAAGCTCCACAGAAAAGATCTGGCTGGAAAGAGAGTCCTCGTAACTGCTGGAGCAACGAGAGAATACATTGACCCAATAAGGTTCATAACAAACAGGAGCAGCGGCAAGATGGGTGTAGCATTAGCAGAGGAGGCGGAATTCAGGGGGGCAGAGGTTACTTTGATAAGAACCAAGGGGAGTGTGCCAAGCTTTGTGGAGAACCAAGTTGAAGTTGAGACCGTTGAAGAAATGCTTGAGGTAATAGAGAACGAGCTGAATAGCAAGAAGTACGATATTGTTATTCTGGCTGCGGCCGTAAGCGATTTCCGTATTAAGGATAAGGTCAGTGTAAAGATAAAGAGCGGAAAAGCTTTAACGCTTGAGCTTGAACCTACGCCGAAGATAATAGACAGAGTTAAGGAACTTCAACCAGATGTTTTCCTCGTCGGTTTCAAAGCTGAAACAGGCCTCAGCGAGGATGAGCTAATTGAAGCCGCGAGGAAGCAAATCGAAAGGGCTGGAAGCGACATAGTCGTGGCAAACACACTCAAAGCCTTCGGCAGCGAGGAGAACGAGGCCATACTCGTTGGAAAAGACTTTACAAAGAAACTGCCGAGAATGAACAAGCGCGAGCTTGCGGAAAGACTCTTTGATGAAATAATTTCGATGATTTCCGGTTAGCCATAAACTTTTTATGCTTGTACTCCCTATATACATATTTAGAAACTCTCTGGAGGTGATTGCATGGTAGTCTTGGACAAGCCCTTGCCTTACGTGGGAATAACCCCTATGCAAATAATCACGGCTGTGTTAGTCCTGATAGTGGGCTTTATAGTGGCCAAAATAATCGTGGCCTCCTTCAAGAAGGGGTTAAAGAAGACAAAGCTCTCGGGGCTTGTCATTGAGTTCCTCGCAAGGTTCCTAAGTGCTCTTCTCTACGTGGCAGTAATCCTGCTGGCGGTCAGGGCACTCGGAGTGGAGGTCGGCTCCGTCGTCCTCGGACTCTCAGCTGTGATAGGCCTGATACTCGGCTTTGGAATGCAGGACACCCTCACAAACCTTGCGGCCGGAGTGTGGCTCGCCGCCTTGAGGCCCTTTGAAAAGGGGGACGTGGTAACCATTGCCGGCCAGACTGGAAAGGTCGAGGCCGTTGGAGTCATGAGCACCGAGCTCCTAACGCCAGACAACGTCCTCATAACGATACCGAACAAGCTCGTCTGGGGGAATGTCATAACCAACTACACTAGGATGCCAACTAGGAGGGTTAGCGTTGACGTTGGCGTGGCTTATGGCACTGACCTCGATAAAGCAGTAAAGCTCGCCATGGAGCTCATGAAAAACCATCCGAAGCTGCTGAATGACCCTGAGCCGAGCGTTATAATAACGGGCCTTGGAGATTCCTCTATCAACCTGCAGCTCCGCGCTTGGACCAAGACCGAGGACCACTGGGCAGTCAAGGTAGACCTGACGAAGGGCATCTACGAGCTGTACATGAAAGAGGGCATTGAGATACCGTTCCCGCAGATGGACGTCCACATTAAAGAGATGCCGAAGTAATTGCTCTTTGATCTTTTCTTTATTTATTAAACCATAAGGGGGTTCTTTTTTAAGAAAAAGGTTAGATCAATTGAAAAGCCCCAGCTCATGGGCAAAAGAGAGCTTGCGGAGAAGATATGGGATAAGAGTGTAGATATGCTAGGATGAAACTAACTCTCTCTGCCTTAACGAGTTAAACTTTTAAATGTTGTTTTTTATTTTTAGATCTCTTTTGGTGGCACCAAAATACCCAATTCTGTGATTATTCCCCTTATGTATTTCCAAGGTGTTGCATCAAAGAGATAGTTTCGTATTATTATATGATCTCTCTTGAATTTTCTTTCGATGATCTTAATGTCCTCTGCTCTTGCCTCTGGATGGATTTTAAAGGTCTCAGCGGCCACGTAAAACGGAATACCATTGTCATTACATGCCAGAGCTAGTAAATATGTCCCGGCTTTATTGAATACATAGCCGTCTTTGGTGATATTATCGGCTCCAACTAAAGCCAAAGTCGCATTCTTTGCAAAGAGGCCCAACTGTGCATCTGTTATAACTTCAAATGGAATTTCAAACTCTTCAAGTTTTTTGGCAAAAAATAGTCCCTCATAATCAGGTCCACTTTCGCTTATAATTACTTTAAAGGCCTTTCCTTTTTCTTTGGCTTTTTTTAAGATTTCAAGAACCGTTGAAGAATAAGAATGAGTGATTATAATTTCATTCTGGTCTATAAGTTCACTTCCAATGTTTCCGATCTCACGTTTTGCCTCTTCACTTAATCGTATGAACTCATTGGCTTTTGCAGCTACGAATTCAGGATTATCAATTATTGGAATGAATCTCACTAGATTGTAAAGGGATGCCATTGTTGGATTCACATTGAGGATCTCAACTCCGAGATCTTTTAATCCGTTAAGAAATTCTTCTCCTTCAAGAATCTCAGCAAGCCTTGCGTAAGCTTTAGCACCCATCTGTGCAAGGTAAGAAGCTCCCCGAATTCGCTCTTCACTCATTTCTCTTATGAGTTCTTCTACTTCTTGTGGAAGCATTGTATCACTCCATATCCTTCTATTCTTTAGACTTTAAAAGATTTTTTCGCTATTGTAACCCTTTTTAAATTTTTCCGGGAAAACTTATTAATTCTAAGGATGAAATCTTGACGGTGGTGTGAATGAAATACAGTGAGCTGAATGCAGATGTGAAAAGGGTTTATGCAAAAATAAGGGCATTAGATGATTACCACTGGCACATTTATGAAGACACGATTATAGGACATCACAGGAAAAGTGAGCTTCCTATAAGAATAAGTGTCGTAGGAAGCAAAGAGAAGGCTGAAAAACTAAGTGAACAAAAAAACGGGCCAGGAATCGATATTGCAGTTATCCCAAACAACAACACGTTTTATATTAAAAATGGTGTTTTCATACTTTCTGAGAGATTTTTAAAGGCCACTCTCATGGACATTAACGATCACATAGTATGGAGCGGGTTTAGAGTTATTGAGAGAGATGGAAGACTCGTGCAGGAGGACACCTATGAATATTTGGGGGGTCCTTTGATAAGACATCTCAAAAGCAACATGATGAATGGACAGGATTATGTATTCTGGCAGTTCTACAAATGTGAAAAATGCGGAAAATATATTGATATAGAGAGCGTTCCAGAGCATCTTGCCAAACATAACATCAGTGTTGCAAAAAAAGACAGTGAAGAGTACGAGATCTTTGAGCTGAATTTCCTTGAAGGGAAAATCTTCAACAAATTTGGAGAGGAAGTTTCCCAAAACAAGTTTGCCCCAGAAGCACAGACTTTTCTGAAGGAGATGCTCGGTGGGCCAAAGACTCAAGAGGAATAAATCTCTTCTTTTTCTCCTTAATTCAAAAATAAAATTAAGAGGGAGATCACCCCCTGAACTTTGGTCTCATACTTACCAGTGGAGGTAGGGGTCTTGGTTTGTATGGGAACCCTTCTGTCTTCTGTCTTATCTCTTTTATCAAATCTTCAACCTGTATCTCGTACTGCTTGTTGTCTTCCCTCTTTCTAACTGTGATAACTCCCATTCTTTTCTCGTTCTCCCCCACCACGATTATATATGGTATCCACTCCTTCTCGGCTTCTCTAATCTTCTTGTTGAGTCTCTCGTTTCTATCATCTACATCTGCTCTTATCTTTGCACCTTCCAGTTTCCCTGCAATGTAAAGGGCATAGTCCAGATACTTCTCACTCACCGGAATAATCCTTACTTGAATGGGGCTGAGCCATAGTGGATACATTGGTTTTTTGCCTTTTTTCATAATTTTTGCTTGTTTTTCTAGTATTGCATACATAACACGTTCTATTGCACCACTGGGGGAGCAGTGAAGGAGCAGTGGGTACTTTTCTTGCCCTTCCTCATCATAGTAGGTGATCCCAAATCTTTGAGAGTTTTCGACATCTATCTGGACTGTACTTAGGGCTGCAGCTTTGTCGAGATTGTCTACAAAGTTAAATTCAAATTTTAGTATGAAATAGAAAAATCTCTGTTTCCACATCTCTATAAGGACCGGTTTGCCAATTATTCCGGCGAGATCTACTATGAAATCCTTATTTTCATTCCAAAAGTCTTCTGTAAACCTTATTGCTACTTCATAATCCTCAGGTGTTAGTCCAACTCCTTTAAGCACTTCCATACTCAGTTTGTACTGCTTCTTAAACTCTTCCATGGCCTGCTGTAGGTTTTTAGCAACCGTATGCATATCGGGCATTGTAAAGGCTCTAAGTCTTCTAAGACCACTTAACTCTCCGCGTTTTTCTCTTCTAAATGAATATCTTGTGAGTTCATACATTCTAAGTGGCAGGTGGCGATAGCTGATTGTAGCGTCTTTCTTTATAAGGAACTGACCAAAGCAAGCTGCAAACCTTAAGAAGAATCTTTTGTCTCCGCTCTTAACTACATACTGTCTTGCAGGAAATCTGTTTAGATATTTCTCTAGGGCAGGATGTTCAAAATCATACATAATAGGTGTCTCTACTTCCATTGCGCCATATTCAATGACTTTATCTGTAACATAGTTTTCCAGAAGGGACTTGATTAGTCTTCCCTTTGGGTAGTACCTGAGGTTCCCTGGGTCACTTCCCTCTTCATAGTCCACAAGTTCCTGCTCAAGCATTATTTTTACGTGGGGAGGCTCTTCTGTAACGAGCCTGCTCTTATTTATCTCATAGTTTGCAAACTTTTTGAGATTTTCATATCCGGAAAAGTCAAACTTATCGACCTCTACAAGCTCCCCCTCAGGTGTCAATATATACCAATAACTAACGAGTTCTTCTTCCTTCTTAAGAGCTTCTGGGACTTCTTCTTCCTTCTTGGCTTCACCAGGAACAATTGTCCTTGAAAGCTCTGCTAGAGGATGGCCTTTGCAGCTAAGTTTGAATGCTTTATAATAACCAAATGGGGCCCTTCTAACGTTATAACCCTTGTTTTTGAGCTCATTTTCTATTTCTTTTAGTATCCTAAGGGCTACATCAGGAGAGCCAAGTTCACTGCTTAAATGAGCAAATGGGTACACAAAAATGTTGTTTGTTTTCACCTGAGAAACAACTTCCTCTATTTCTTTTACAGCTTTTTTCACGATTTCTTCAGGGTTTTGTTCATCAACTTTTTCAACACTCATAAATACAGCTAAAACCTCATCAAGCCTTCCCTTTTTTTGATTCTCGCTTATTTCTTCTGGTTTTTTTAAGGCCTTATCTTTAACTTCGTATTCAAGGTAGTCGCTATGTATCAGCAATATTCTCATTTATATCACCACCTAATCCTAACTTAGATAAGCTACATAAAAGTTACTATTAACCTTTTTATGTATTTTGAAAACCTCTCGTTTGAGTTAAGGAGAGAGCTAGTTGGTATTGCATACAGGTCTTGGATTTTACTTTTTCTTTTGAAAGCCTCGCCCTTCAGGGCGGGGAGGAGGTCAGTTGTGCCGTTTCCTTATCCATAAACTTAAAAGTTTAATTGGTTTAAGATTAGTGGTGGTGGAAGAATGGTTGAACCTAAAAAGAAAACGGTAGAAAATGGAGAATTGGTTCTTCCTGGTGATTATCTTGGTGTTATTGAGGAATTTCTTCCAGGTGAAGGGGTAATTGAAGAAAATGGAGAACTCTACGCCGCAAGAATGGGGAGAGTTAAGATAGATTTAGAAAAAATAGAGATTTCAGTAGAACCAGTAACTGATGTTCCCCCACTTCCGCAGGTGGGGGATATTGTGATAGCTAGAGTTCTGGAGGTAAAGTCTCAAGCAGCGATAGTTGAATTGCTTAAAATTGAAGGAAGGAAAGGATATAGAGAAATAGCGACTTCAAAATTGGCTGGGATTCATGTGTCTCAAGTTAAGGATGGGTATGTGGAGTCTATGAACAGTGAATTTAAAATTGGAGACATAGTAAGAGCGAAAGTTTTGACAAATAACAAGAGTCCAATACAGCTTACAACAAGAGAGCCTGATTTGGGTGTAATTTATGCGTTATGTTCTTCATGTAAGGTATCTCTGGTAAGAAAAGGAAATGCGCTTGTTTGTCCAAAATGTGGGAGAAGTGAATCTAGAAAATTATCAACTTATTATAGAAAACTGAGACTGGAATAGGGTGTGAGGTATGAGAGCTAAGAAAGTCATAGTCATTCATGTCAAAGATGATTTGGAAAAAGAAGAGCTAATGAAGGAGCTCCAAAAAATTGAGTTACCTGCCTTCATTTATGTTCATGGCAAACTGAACTCCCTTAAAATCAATATTCAGGGGACAAAAGATGAAATAAGAGAGGCTATGGAGAAAGTCAGGGAAATACATTACAGGGTTAGATCCCGTCTCTATCCTGATAGGAAGGGCTTCTACCAATACAATGTTAACGATATCTTCAGAGAGGCCGGAGTTAGCATTTCAATACCTACATTAACAAAAACCCTTGAGCTTTTAGGGGAACATGCTGATCTTAAAGGGGATAAGCTTATAAGCTCTCTTTCTTGGGGTGAGATAGTAAACCTGGTTAAAAAGCTTGGAGAGGTCTTAACTGATATCTCTCTCCAAACAACAAGACAAATAAGGGAGGTAATTGCCCCCATATCTGTTACTCTCAATATTGATCCACAGGAAGTTTTGGAATTAGCCGTTGATTTTGGTGTTGCAGAGTATAAAGAGGATAAATTTAAATATGAACTTGTGAAGAATAAGGAGCAAGCTATGGAAATTATGCTCAAAAAGTTGGAGGGTGGGGGAAATGAAGATTGAAGTTATAAAGCGTGATAAAAACTTGCTTGAGTTTTATCTGGTAGGAGAAGATCATACATTCGCCAATTTGCTTAGTGAGACACTTCATGAGAACAAACATGTTACATTTGCAGCATATACTATAGAACACCCAGTACTAATGGCAAGAAAACCAAGATTTAGGATATCCACGGATGGTAAAATAACTCCAGAAAAAGCTTTAGAAGAAGCAGCTCAAAAAATATTCGATAGGGCTAAAGATGTCCTCGAAGTTTGGGAAGGAGTCATAAAAAAATGATTTTTCATATTCTTATTTGTTCGGTAAGTGGTTGTTATGATAAAATATTCTAAAGATTTCACTGACAAAAATCTCTCTAGGTTCGGAGACTCTCTCGTCAACTTTATTTTTTCCCTGGCGTTAAGTAGATATCTTGGCTATCCAAATGCTGGTAGAGTTCCCAATGCTTCTCTCACAATAGGTCTTGAAAAGGCAGGCCTTTTGCATTGTGTTCCTCCAAGGACAGATAAACATGGGAAAGGGGATATAGCGGAGGCTATAATAGCTTATGCTTGGTTCGAGGGAGAGATGAGCATAGATGAAGCGGTAGATATTCTTTCGAAAAACTTCTCTTCTGATATTACCCATCCGTCCAGAAAAAAAGAAGTAATTGGGAATGCCTTTGGAGAGCTTTTAAAAATTATAAAAGAAAGATTAGCCCTTTAAATACTGGTCAATAGTTCTATTAATCCTCTTTTGGTTGGTAGGTTTGCGAAGGTCTCAGGATTCTTTATTTTTAGTAAAAGAGGGACATCTCCAAATAACCTAAGGGTTTTTCCAAATGGGATTTTTCCTTCTCCAGGCATTAGGTGAAGGTCCCCTACTCCGTAAGCTAATGCATCAATGGGGTCGACTTTTGGAAAGAACTTTCCAAAATTATCATGAATCATTAGAATTATTGTTTTTTCTGTTCCTAGTTTCACATCTTCTAAGAATTTGTTTTCATCACCTTGGGCACTAAGAAACGCATGACCAAGATCAAGTGCGAAACCCAAGTTTTCCTTGTTGATGCTTTCAACTACATAGAGGGTATCCTTAACACTATATGTGTTCTCTAAAGCAATTTTGATTCCAAAATTTTCTGCCATTTCAGCAAGTTGTTGGAGGGCCTCTATTTCCAAGTCTAATCTTCCAGTACGGCCACTCTGCATAACAACTATCTTAGCTCCAAGCTTTATCGCAACATCAATTACGGCTTTAGCTACATTGAAATGCCTGCTATAATAGGTATTATCTCTAAGATTCACTGAAGTGGGCATTCTAATAGTATACTTTACTCCCACTCCTTTTAGAGCATTTTCTATTGATCGAAGACCCTTTTCCACAACTTGACCATTTTTTATTAGTCCAAGCGCATGTGGGAATATCTGGACAAAATCGTAATCTTTAATTTTCAAATCTGCTAGAACGGATGGGAGGGTTTTCCCATTGTTTAAAAACTGTGGATATATGTTGACTCCTATCTCCATATTTTTACACCTTTCACTTTTTGATAAAGATTATGAAAACACCAAATTTAAAAGTTTCCAAAGTTATTTCATTTTAGGTGATTCTAGTGGAGAGGGAGATATGGAAATACCTGAGTTTTATTCTCACATTGCTTTTAGCATTAGCGATAATTGGAAATGTTCTCCTTTACATTAATAATAATGAGCTTCAGAAAGCCATACAAGAGAGAGGCAATGTCACAGTAGTTTATAATGGGACAGTAAAAGAGGTTGAGAGTAATGCCACTATAGCTCTTCAAGCAAAAATAGAAGAACTCCAAAAAGAGTTGGAATACATAAAAGGACAATTAAGAACCAATAGAACTGAGAAAGCAAATGTTACAATAGCTATTCTTCCTGTGGTGGGGCCTATTGATGAAACCGCAGCCTTTGATGTAATATCCAAAATAAGAGAAATAAGAAATGATGATAATATTGGGGGAGTTGTCCTCTGGATTGAAAGTCCTGGAGGGTACGTAGGGCCGGTGATAACCATTTACAAGGAATTAAAGAAACTTTCTTATGAAAAACCTATAGTGGCTTATACGGGGGGTATGGCAGCTTCTGGAGGATATTTGATAGCTTGTGCTGCAGATAAAATAATAGCAGACCCACTTGCAGAGGTAGGTAGTATAGGAGTTCTCTATGTCCACTATGATCTTGAGCAGAATTATGCTCAAAATGGAGTAAAAGTAAACGTCTTTAAAACCGGTAAATACAAAGATACTGGTGCT harbors:
- a CDS encoding TBP-interacting protein; the protein is MKYSELNADVKRVYAKIRALDDYHWHIYEDTIIGHHRKSELPIRISVVGSKEKAEKLSEQKNGPGIDIAVIPNNNTFYIKNGVFILSERFLKATLMDINDHIVWSGFRVIERDGRLVQEDTYEYLGGPLIRHLKSNMMNGQDYVFWQFYKCEKCGKYIDIESVPEHLAKHNISVAKKDSEEYEIFELNFLEGKIFNKFGEEVSQNKFAPEAQTFLKEMLGGPKTQEE
- a CDS encoding ribonuclease III family protein, which translates into the protein MIKYSKDFTDKNLSRFGDSLVNFIFSLALSRYLGYPNAGRVPNASLTIGLEKAGLLHCVPPRTDKHGKGDIAEAIIAYAWFEGEMSIDEAVDILSKNFSSDITHPSRKKEVIGNAFGELLKIIKERLAL
- the coaBC gene encoding bifunctional phosphopantothenoylcysteine decarboxylase/phosphopantothenate--cysteine ligase CoaBC yields the protein MLHHVKLIYATKSRKLVGKKIVLAIPGSIAAVECVKLARELIRHGAEVHAVMSPSAQKIIHPYAMEFATGNPVVTEITGFVEHVELAGEHENKVDLVLVCPATANTISKIACGIDDTPVTTVVTTAFAHTPIMIAPAMHFTMYEHPIVKENIEKLKKLGVEFIGSRFEEGKAKVASVEEIVYHVIKKLHRKDLAGKRVLVTAGATREYIDPIRFITNRSSGKMGVALAEEAEFRGAEVTLIRTKGSVPSFVENQVEVETVEEMLEVIENELNSKKYDIVILAAAVSDFRIKDKVSVKIKSGKALTLELEPTPKIIDRVKELQPDVFLVGFKAETGLSEDELIEAARKQIERAGSDIVVANTLKAFGSEENEAILVGKDFTKKLPRMNKRELAERLFDEIISMISG
- the sppA gene encoding signal peptide peptidase SppA produces the protein MEREIWKYLSFILTLLLALAIIGNVLLYINNNELQKAIQERGNVTVVYNGTVKEVESNATIALQAKIEELQKELEYIKGQLRTNRTEKANVTIAILPVVGPIDETAAFDVISKIREIRNDDNIGGVVLWIESPGGYVGPVITIYKELKKLSYEKPIVAYTGGMAASGGYLIACAADKIIADPLAEVGSIGVLYVHYDLEQNYAQNGVKVNVFKTGKYKDTGAEWRDLTEEEREMIKNEVNTYFEYFLQVVGEGRNLDLNTTRKYGDGRVWFASEVKGTLVDDTGDLDFTISALEEILNVKSANVVLYSTQKVDFGIYQSSSLYMPPNYALSYIRR
- a CDS encoding translation initiation factor eIF-2B alpha/beta/delta subunit family protein (eIF-2BA; catalyzes the binding of GTP to IF2), translating into MLPQEVEELIREMSEERIRGASYLAQMGAKAYARLAEILEGEEFLNGLKDLGVEILNVNPTMASLYNLVRFIPIIDNPEFVAAKANEFIRLSEEAKREIGNIGSELIDQNEIIITHSYSSTVLEILKKAKEKGKAFKVIISESGPDYEGLFFAKKLEEFEIPFEVITDAQLGLFAKNATLALVGADNITKDGYVFNKAGTYLLALACNDNGIPFYVAAETFKIHPEARAEDIKIIERKFKRDHIIIRNYLFDATPWKYIRGIITELGILVPPKEI
- a CDS encoding exosome complex RNA-binding protein Csl4, with protein sequence MVEPKKKTVENGELVLPGDYLGVIEEFLPGEGVIEENGELYAARMGRVKIDLEKIEISVEPVTDVPPLPQVGDIVIARVLEVKSQAAIVELLKIEGRKGYREIATSKLAGIHVSQVKDGYVESMNSEFKIGDIVRAKVLTNNKSPIQLTTREPDLGVIYALCSSCKVSLVRKGNALVCPKCGRSESRKLSTYYRKLRLE
- a CDS encoding DUF835 domain-containing protein, which translates into the protein MSWINFMNPPLVLGQKLLEGYFILSSLPFALGVLGNFLGILNTNKKPKQQEAPLSPGAWAYPSLDVDYLIANLLKDKKLVGIVRNHHLFEKHDFPCLWISKIEKENSVRPTHLEKILHWVTKTITHDHGLIFDGVEYLILENGFEPTFKFLLNLKDHILLRDSILVLVVDERTFEERQLSLLYREFRRISP
- a CDS encoding sugar phosphate isomerase/epimerase family protein; protein product: MEIGVNIYPQFLNNGKTLPSVLADLKIKDYDFVQIFPHALGLIKNGQVVEKGLRSIENALKGVGVKYTIRMPTSVNLRDNTYYSRHFNVAKAVIDVAIKLGAKIVVMQSGRTGRLDLEIEALQQLAEMAENFGIKIALENTYSVKDTLYVVESINKENLGFALDLGHAFLSAQGDENKFLEDVKLGTEKTIILMIHDNFGKFFPKVDPIDALAYGVGDLHLMPGEGKIPFGKTLRLFGDVPLLLKIKNPETFANLPTKRGLIELLTSI
- a CDS encoding DUF2067 family protein, with the translated sequence MRAKKVIVIHVKDDLEKEELMKELQKIELPAFIYVHGKLNSLKINIQGTKDEIREAMEKVREIHYRVRSRLYPDRKGFYQYNVNDIFREAGVSISIPTLTKTLELLGEHADLKGDKLISSLSWGEIVNLVKKLGEVLTDISLQTTRQIREVIAPISVTLNIDPQEVLELAVDFGVAEYKEDKFKYELVKNKEQAMEIMLKKLEGGGNED
- a CDS encoding threonine--tRNA ligase; its protein translation is MRILLIHSDYLEYEVKDKALKKPEEISENQKKGRLDEVLAVFMSVEKVDEQNPEEIVKKAVKEIEEVVSQVKTNNIFVYPFAHLSSELGSPDVALRILKEIENELKNKGYNVRRAPFGYYKAFKLSCKGHPLAELSRTIVPGEAKKEEEVPEALKKEEELVSYWYILTPEGELVEVDKFDFSGYENLKKFANYEINKSRLVTEEPPHVKIMLEQELVDYEEGSDPGNLRYYPKGRLIKSLLENYVTDKVIEYGAMEVETPIMYDFEHPALEKYLNRFPARQYVVKSGDKRFFLRFAACFGQFLIKKDATISYRHLPLRMYELTRYSFRREKRGELSGLRRLRAFTMPDMHTVAKNLQQAMEEFKKQYKLSMEVLKGVGLTPEDYEVAIRFTEDFWNENKDFIVDLAGIIGKPVLIEMWKQRFFYFILKFEFNFVDNLDKAAALSTVQIDVENSQRFGITYYDEEGQEKYPLLLHCSPSGAIERVMYAILEKQAKIMKKGKKPMYPLWLSPIQVRIIPVSEKYLDYALYIAGKLEGAKIRADVDDRNERLNKKIREAEKEWIPYIIVVGENEKRMGVITVRKREDNKQYEIQVEDLIKEIRQKTEGFPYKPRPLPPLVSMRPKFRG
- a CDS encoding DNA-directed RNA polymerase subunit L yields the protein MKIEVIKRDKNLLEFYLVGEDHTFANLLSETLHENKHVTFAAYTIEHPVLMARKPRFRISTDGKITPEKALEEAAQKIFDRAKDVLEVWEGVIKK
- a CDS encoding mechanosensitive ion channel family protein — its product is MVVLDKPLPYVGITPMQIITAVLVLIVGFIVAKIIVASFKKGLKKTKLSGLVIEFLARFLSALLYVAVILLAVRALGVEVGSVVLGLSAVIGLILGFGMQDTLTNLAAGVWLAALRPFEKGDVVTIAGQTGKVEAVGVMSTELLTPDNVLITIPNKLVWGNVITNYTRMPTRRVSVDVGVAYGTDLDKAVKLAMELMKNHPKLLNDPEPSVIITGLGDSSINLQLRAWTKTEDHWAVKVDLTKGIYELYMKEGIEIPFPQMDVHIKEMPK